The following are encoded in a window of Paenibacillaceae bacterium GAS479 genomic DNA:
- a CDS encoding Uncharacterized membrane protein YckC, RDD family, which yields MSFYTQIEKETVLLTPEQVRLRYRTAGIGSRAIAHLIDALLLLAASLLIVFGTAGTIYLLSSTWFPNDGYDYLFAGMFIFLILFNVGYFIVMEAYRGGQTIGKKAMGLRVLLSTGQSATIVPIVIRNLFRLLDLLPMGYFIGSVAMFFSKSDKRVGDMVAGTIVVTEATAEHRKRKARIDKRIARLQAKGLILPELELDEARRAALQEQDWQLLQGWAERLDPKPQIPAQGLEERIWLHFTVKLGHERAQYSDPRGYLAALYFAVRGDWEL from the coding sequence ATGTCCTTTTACACTCAGATAGAAAAAGAAACCGTCCTGCTCACACCGGAACAGGTTCGTCTGCGTTATCGAACTGCCGGTATCGGCAGCAGGGCGATTGCACATCTTATCGATGCATTGCTGCTGCTTGCTGCATCATTACTAATCGTGTTCGGCACGGCCGGAACCATTTACCTGCTATCCTCAACTTGGTTCCCGAATGACGGATACGATTATCTGTTTGCCGGCATGTTTATCTTTCTTATTCTGTTTAATGTAGGTTATTTCATCGTCATGGAAGCCTATCGAGGCGGCCAGACGATTGGCAAAAAAGCGATGGGATTACGCGTGCTGCTGTCCACGGGCCAATCCGCGACGATTGTGCCGATCGTAATCCGCAATCTGTTTCGACTGCTTGATCTGTTGCCGATGGGATATTTTATAGGCAGTGTTGCGATGTTCTTCAGCAAGTCCGACAAGCGGGTCGGCGATATGGTGGCTGGCACGATTGTCGTCACCGAGGCGACCGCGGAGCATCGCAAGCGCAAAGCTCGCATCGACAAGCGGATTGCCCGCTTGCAGGCCAAAGGCCTGATCTTGCCAGAGCTGGAGCTTGATGAGGCTCGGCGCGCTGCGCTGCAGGAACAGGACTGGCAGCTGCTCCAGGGCTGGGCCGAACGTCTCGACCCTAAGCCGCAGATTCCGGCGCAGGGGCTGGAGGAGCGCATCTGGCTGCATTTCACCGTGAAGCTTGGGCATGAGCGTGCCCAGTATAGTGATCCGCGAGGGTACTTGGCGGCTCTATATTTTGCTGTTAGAGGGGATTGGGAGCTCTGA
- a CDS encoding putative transposase gives MAGRVISDEQIKEWLLELVSGEEHGYGYSLLTECLRKSYDLVINKKKVYRLCRELQILHPQRRKKVHYPRRLARYHDITASNQLWQLDIKYGYVDGYSQFFFIADMIDVFDRSIVGYYTGSSCEAKHVCDMVRTALNLRLMPGQQTPVIRTDNGPQFVSKAFGELAEELIFVHERIPPKTPNMNAYIESFHATLERWLLSKERFTTFEEAFQAVDSFMDFYNHRKMHLSLGKRSPAEFMQWIAETNPDVSEYKRAV, from the coding sequence ATGGCCGGCCGTGTCATTAGCGACGAGCAAATCAAGGAATGGTTGCTGGAGCTGGTATCAGGGGAAGAGCACGGGTATGGCTACAGCCTCCTAACCGAATGTCTTCGCAAGTCCTATGATTTGGTTATTAACAAAAAGAAGGTGTACCGACTCTGTCGCGAGCTGCAGATTCTGCATCCCCAGCGCCGAAAGAAGGTTCATTACCCGAGACGTCTGGCGCGTTACCACGACATTACGGCCTCGAACCAGCTGTGGCAGCTGGATATTAAATATGGATACGTAGACGGCTACAGCCAGTTCTTTTTTATCGCGGACATGATCGATGTATTTGACCGCAGCATTGTGGGCTACTACACCGGCTCTAGTTGCGAAGCCAAACACGTCTGCGATATGGTGCGTACAGCACTAAATCTACGTCTCATGCCTGGACAACAAACACCTGTTATTCGAACGGACAATGGCCCTCAGTTTGTGAGCAAGGCGTTTGGAGAACTGGCGGAGGAGCTTATATTTGTGCATGAACGAATCCCTCCGAAAACGCCCAACATGAATGCCTATATTGAATCGTTCCATGCCACGCTGGAGCGCTGGTTATTGAGTAAGGAGCGCTTTACTACGTTTGAAGAGGCGTTTCAGGCCGTGGATTCGTTCATGGATTTCTACAACCACCGCAAGATGCACCTCAGCTTAGGGAAGCGATCCCCCGCTGAGTTTATGCAGTGGATTGCCGAAACAAATCCGGATGTATCCGAGTACAAACGGGCCGTATAA
- a CDS encoding Uncharacterized membrane protein SpoIIM, required for sporulation, with translation MDTTAFIRRNKPSWAELEALLGLLGKRSARADAAQLDRFGELYRTASAHLAYLQTHAPASEATVLLNDLVSRSHNQLHAGGAAGKSHPLRFMLYGFPMLIKMRMPFILMAGLLFGFGGLLGYLAISANPSVIHAVLPAGMADGVDPSRVNSDRGDINSAIMSAEIMTNNIRVAVLAFLSGVTLGFFTLYLMVFNGLLIGALAAVFAQTGYTYTFWAYILPHGVIELLAIFIAGGAGFYMGYKFFVPGELPRGLVFVQSAKESALLLLGTIPLFVIAGLIEGYITPAVLPLWVKYAIAGLTLVACVAYYLYGISRGARAEGESGVVGERGGMQLALEGKGTP, from the coding sequence ATGGACACAACTGCTTTCATTCGGCGCAATAAGCCGTCCTGGGCGGAGCTGGAAGCTCTGCTAGGCCTGCTTGGCAAGCGCAGCGCACGAGCTGACGCTGCACAGTTGGATCGCTTCGGGGAGCTGTATCGGACTGCTTCGGCGCATCTCGCTTATTTGCAAACGCATGCCCCGGCTAGCGAGGCGACTGTGCTGCTTAACGATCTTGTCTCTCGCTCACATAATCAGCTGCATGCGGGCGGAGCGGCTGGCAAAAGCCATCCGCTGCGGTTCATGCTCTACGGCTTCCCGATGCTGATCAAGATGCGGATGCCCTTCATTTTAATGGCGGGATTGCTGTTCGGATTCGGAGGTTTACTAGGTTATTTAGCCATATCGGCTAATCCATCCGTCATCCACGCGGTATTACCTGCCGGTATGGCGGACGGGGTTGATCCCTCGAGAGTTAACAGCGACCGAGGCGATATCAACAGCGCAATCATGTCGGCGGAGATTATGACGAACAACATTCGAGTGGCAGTGTTGGCATTTCTTAGTGGTGTGACGCTGGGGTTCTTCACGCTATATCTGATGGTGTTCAACGGGCTGCTGATCGGCGCGCTTGCGGCTGTATTTGCTCAAACCGGGTATACCTATACATTCTGGGCTTACATCCTGCCGCATGGCGTCATCGAGCTGTTGGCCATCTTCATCGCCGGGGGTGCAGGTTTTTATATGGGGTATAAGTTTTTTGTACCCGGTGAGCTGCCCCGAGGGCTCGTTTTTGTCCAGTCCGCTAAGGAGTCGGCCTTGTTGTTGCTTGGTACGATTCCGCTTTTTGTCATCGCGGGCTTGATTGAAGGATATATTACTCCAGCCGTGCTACCGCTTTGGGTTAAGTATGCCATTGCTGGTCTGACTCTCGTTGCATGCGTGGCCTATTATTTGTACGGTATCTCGCGCGGCGCACGAGCGGAAGGTGAGTCAGGGGTTGTCGGTGAGCGCGGCGGTATGCAGTTAGCTTTGGAAGGGAAAGGAACACCGTAA
- a CDS encoding Uncharacterized conserved protein, DUF58 family, contains vWF domain produces the protein MKASSGKRWHRFRFLARLLRRFPLPTRRLAGWAAVGAVATAGAGALGLHWVVFVAWCAALLVLSIIDLVRLPRALAWTVRRRLPESSEIRRTFEVGLDAVCRSKVVLLVELADDIPGSFHRPDGRTVGGPLRGSAGFSYRLTAEERGNYRFREVDLRWSGGLGLWSKQTQLTVEDNIRIDPDLSGVRGVLASAQDSLLVDGKRIYRRQRGGTEFDAIREYAAGDDIREVNWRATARTGRLLTNLYRPEKGKTLVLLLDCGRQMGVELDGQVKLDRSLEAALTLAAAALRQGDQVALIAYSSSVKLFIPPGRGLAHLQTLTRSASGISSDYAEAGTSVGLGFLLKRIRKRSFAVLFSDMDHYLHDTELLAYAAKVRKQHHLVLMSLQNPVMRQLEETRPDTLSEAYVQSVAASYALERQLLVRRMGSTGIPMLDTAPDQLAVSAVNTYLDIRDRGLL, from the coding sequence GTGAAGGCATCATCCGGCAAACGTTGGCATCGGTTCCGGTTCCTCGCTAGGCTGCTGCGTCGCTTCCCGTTGCCGACCCGCCGTTTAGCGGGCTGGGCGGCGGTTGGAGCGGTCGCAACCGCTGGAGCTGGAGCTTTGGGCCTGCACTGGGTCGTCTTTGTGGCGTGGTGCGCGGCGCTGCTCGTGCTGTCGATCATCGATCTTGTACGGCTGCCGCGCGCACTCGCATGGACGGTACGTCGAAGGCTGCCGGAGAGCTCGGAGATTCGCCGGACATTTGAAGTTGGCTTAGACGCGGTTTGCCGCTCTAAGGTCGTGTTGCTTGTAGAGCTGGCGGATGATATTCCGGGCTCTTTTCACCGACCAGATGGACGAACGGTCGGCGGCCCGCTGCGCGGCTCTGCCGGGTTCAGCTACCGGCTCACCGCTGAGGAACGCGGCAATTATCGCTTCCGTGAGGTAGATCTTCGCTGGAGCGGAGGTCTTGGGCTTTGGTCGAAGCAGACGCAGCTGACGGTCGAGGATAATATCCGCATCGACCCCGACTTGTCCGGCGTGCGGGGCGTGCTGGCCTCCGCACAGGATTCTCTGCTTGTGGACGGCAAGCGCATCTATCGCCGTCAACGCGGCGGTACGGAGTTCGACGCGATTAGGGAGTATGCCGCCGGCGACGACATCCGCGAGGTGAACTGGCGGGCTACGGCACGTACCGGTCGTCTGTTGACGAATCTTTATCGCCCTGAGAAGGGCAAAACGCTCGTGCTGCTGCTGGACTGCGGCCGTCAGATGGGCGTGGAGCTGGACGGTCAGGTCAAGCTCGACCGCTCGCTGGAAGCGGCGCTAACCCTTGCCGCAGCTGCGCTGAGGCAAGGGGATCAGGTTGCTTTGATCGCCTACTCCAGCAGCGTGAAGCTGTTTATTCCGCCGGGACGCGGGCTTGCGCATCTGCAGACGCTGACGCGCTCAGCGAGTGGGATCAGCAGCGATTATGCGGAAGCAGGAACGTCCGTCGGGCTTGGATTTTTATTGAAGCGGATTCGCAAGCGCTCGTTTGCGGTGCTCTTTTCCGATATGGACCATTATCTGCATGATACCGAGCTACTGGCATACGCGGCCAAGGTTCGTAAGCAGCATCATCTGGTGCTGATGTCGCTGCAAAACCCTGTCATGCGGCAGTTGGAAGAGACGCGTCCGGATACGCTCTCGGAGGCTTATGTGCAGAGTGTCGCCGCGTCCTACGCGTTGGAGCGGCAGCTGCTTGTTCGCCGTATGGGCAGCACTGGCATCCCGATGCTGGATACAGCACCGGATCAGCTTGCTGTTAGTGCGGTTAATACGTATCTGGATATTCGCGATCGAGGCTTGCTGTGA
- a CDS encoding MoxR-like ATPase, with the protein MKNLLESLEQRIHGQNRNIRLLVTAFVAGGHVLLEGVPGLGKTSLARQLAVLSGCSWRRIQFTPDLLPGDITGSVTYNMQEQSFAVVKGPVFTNVLLADEINRSGPKTQAALLEAMEERQVTIQGTTYPLPEPFFVVATQNPVEYDGTYPLPEAQLDRFLFKLILEYPGEQAEVNILRNHRRAGGIAEATPEPVITAEQIRELQGRVENVVVEEALYAYTAALVRATRESEGVQLGASPRAGIALLRAASAWALLEGRDYMTPDDIKEMALPVLRHRLLLTPQAELEGMTGEGIIRQTLASVPVPR; encoded by the coding sequence TTGAAAAACTTGCTAGAATCGCTGGAGCAGCGAATACATGGTCAAAATCGTAATATTCGGCTGCTCGTCACCGCGTTTGTCGCGGGTGGGCATGTACTGCTGGAGGGAGTGCCAGGACTCGGCAAAACGAGCTTGGCAAGGCAGCTTGCTGTTTTATCAGGCTGCAGCTGGAGACGCATCCAGTTCACACCGGATCTTTTGCCAGGAGATATTACGGGTAGCGTTACCTACAACATGCAGGAGCAGAGCTTCGCGGTGGTGAAGGGACCTGTGTTTACAAATGTGCTGTTGGCCGATGAGATCAATCGTTCCGGACCTAAAACCCAAGCTGCTTTGCTCGAAGCCATGGAGGAGCGGCAGGTTACGATACAAGGCACGACTTACCCGCTGCCAGAGCCGTTTTTCGTAGTAGCGACGCAGAACCCGGTTGAGTATGACGGTACATATCCGCTGCCGGAAGCGCAGTTGGACCGTTTCCTGTTCAAGCTGATTTTGGAATACCCCGGTGAACAGGCGGAAGTTAACATTCTGCGGAATCATCGCCGTGCGGGAGGCATCGCAGAAGCAACGCCGGAGCCAGTCATTACAGCAGAGCAGATTCGTGAGCTGCAAGGCCGCGTTGAAAACGTCGTTGTAGAAGAGGCGTTGTATGCTTATACAGCTGCGCTCGTTCGCGCGACCCGGGAGAGCGAGGGCGTGCAGCTAGGCGCGAGCCCGCGGGCGGGTATCGCGCTGCTGCGTGCCGCATCCGCTTGGGCATTGCTGGAAGGAAGAGACTACATGACGCCCGACGACATCAAAGAAATGGCGCTACCGGTGCTCCGCCACCGGTTGCTGCTGACGCCGCAGGCGGAACTGGAGGGGATGACCGGTGAAGGCATCATCCGGCAAACGTTGGCATCGGTTCCGGTTCCTCGCTAG